The proteins below come from a single Hirundo rustica isolate bHirRus1 chromosome 6, bHirRus1.pri.v3, whole genome shotgun sequence genomic window:
- the DHCR7 gene encoding 7-dehydrocholesterol reductase isoform X1 has protein sequence MAAGVFPSFLPAAPLKGYCTSNTEMAGAQRRDQKCLTETLKLETFPDYTDIMAAHQEKKLAEERKHQNKQNGPKASQGQWGRAWEVDWFSLASILFLLMFAPLIVYYFIMSCAQYQCSLTDPLLDLLKGNKHLSDIWNRTPMLTYRAAGIYSLWVTFQVVLYMSIPDFCHKFLPGYVGGVQEGAVTPAGVVNKYEINGLQAWIITHVLWFANASCLHFFSPTIIFDNWIPLLWCANILGYAVSTFAMIKGYLFPTNAKDCKFTGNFFYDYMMGIEFNPRIGKWFDFKLFFNGRPGIVAWTLINLSFAAKQQELYGEVTNSMILVNVLQGIYVLDFFWNEAWYLKTIDICHDHFGWYLGWGDCVWLPYLYTLQGLYLVYHPVQLHTAHAVGVLILGLLGYYIFRVTNHQKDLFRRTNGNCRIWGKRPEYIECSYTSVDGTKYYSKLMTSGFWGWARHFNYTGDLMGSLAYCLACGFEHILPYFYIIYMTILLTHRCIRDEHRCSSKYGKDWKRYTAAVPYRLLPGVF, from the exons GGTTACTGCACCAGCAACACAGAAATGGCTGGGGCTCAGAGGAGGGACCAGAAGTGCTTAACTGAAACCCTCAAGCTGGAAACATTCCCTGACTACACG GACATCATGGCAGCCCATCAGGAGAAAAAACttgctgaagaaagaaaacaccaaaacaagcaaaatggTCCTAAAGCATCTCAAGGCCAGTGGGGAAGAGCATG GGAGGTGGACTGGTTTTCCTTGGCGAgcatccttttcctgctgatgtTTGCACCACTGATTGTGTATTACTTCATCATGTCCTGTGCCCAGTACCAGTGCTCTCTGACTGATCCTCTCCTGGACTTGCTGAAGGGCAACAAGCACCTGTCTGACATCTGGAACAGGACTCCCATGCTGACATATAGGGCTGCTGGCATCTATTCCCTTTGGGTCACTTTCCAG GTGGTTTTGTACATGTCCATTCCTGATTTCTGCCATAAATTTCTCCCTGGCTATGTGGGAGGTGTCCAAGAAGGCGCTGTCACCCCTGCTG GTGTTGTGAATAAATATGAAATCAATGGACTTCAGGCCTGGATCATTACCCACGTGCTTTGGTTTGCAAATGCTTCTTGCTTGCACTTTTTCTCACCTACCATCATTTTTGACAACTGGATTCCTCTGCTGTGGTGTGCCAATATCTTGGGATATGCAGTGTCCACCTTTGCAATGATTAAAGGCTACTTGTTCCCTACCAATGCCAAAGACTG CAAGTTCACTGGAAACTTCTTTTATGACTACATGATGGGGATTGAATTTAACCCTCGAATAGGGAAGTGGTTTGATTTCAAGCTGTTCTTTAATGGGCGCCCTGGGATTGTGGCCTGGACTCTGATCAACCTTTCCTTTGCTGCCAAACAACAGGAGCTCTACGGTGAAGTGACAAACTCCATGATCCTTGTCAATGTCCTCCAG GGTATTTATGTTCTGGACTTCTTTTGGAATGAAGCCTGGTACTTGAAAACCATTGATATCTGCCATGATCATTTTGGATGGTATTTGGGCTGGGGAGACTGTGTTTGGTTGCCTTACCTCTATACTTTGCAG GGTCTGTATTTGGTTTACCATCCCGTCCAGCTGCACACAGCTCATGCTGTAGGGGTCTTGATCTTGGGCTTGCTGGGCTATTACATCTTCAGAGTGACCAACCACCAAAAGGATCTCTTCCGTCGCACCAATGGCAACTGCAGGATCTGGGGGAAGAGGCCGGAGTACATCGAGTGCTCCTACACGTCCGTGGATGGCACCAAGTACTACAGCAAGCTGATGACCTCCGGATTTTGGGGCTGGGCACGTCACTTCAACTACACGGGAGACCTGATGGGCTCGCTGGCCTACTGCCTGGCTTGTGGCTTTGAGCACATCCTGCCTTACTTCTACATCATTTACATGACCATTCTGCTCACCCACCGCTGCATTAGGGACGAGCACCGCTGCAGCAGCAAGTATGGGAAGGACTGGAAGCGCTACACGGCTGCAGTGCCCTACCGCCTCCTGCCCGGAGTGTTTTAA
- the DHCR7 gene encoding 7-dehydrocholesterol reductase isoform X2 — translation MAAHQEKKLAEERKHQNKQNGPKASQGQWGRAWEVDWFSLASILFLLMFAPLIVYYFIMSCAQYQCSLTDPLLDLLKGNKHLSDIWNRTPMLTYRAAGIYSLWVTFQVVLYMSIPDFCHKFLPGYVGGVQEGAVTPAGVVNKYEINGLQAWIITHVLWFANASCLHFFSPTIIFDNWIPLLWCANILGYAVSTFAMIKGYLFPTNAKDCKFTGNFFYDYMMGIEFNPRIGKWFDFKLFFNGRPGIVAWTLINLSFAAKQQELYGEVTNSMILVNVLQGIYVLDFFWNEAWYLKTIDICHDHFGWYLGWGDCVWLPYLYTLQGLYLVYHPVQLHTAHAVGVLILGLLGYYIFRVTNHQKDLFRRTNGNCRIWGKRPEYIECSYTSVDGTKYYSKLMTSGFWGWARHFNYTGDLMGSLAYCLACGFEHILPYFYIIYMTILLTHRCIRDEHRCSSKYGKDWKRYTAAVPYRLLPGVF, via the exons ATGGCAGCCCATCAGGAGAAAAAACttgctgaagaaagaaaacaccaaaacaagcaaaatggTCCTAAAGCATCTCAAGGCCAGTGGGGAAGAGCATG GGAGGTGGACTGGTTTTCCTTGGCGAgcatccttttcctgctgatgtTTGCACCACTGATTGTGTATTACTTCATCATGTCCTGTGCCCAGTACCAGTGCTCTCTGACTGATCCTCTCCTGGACTTGCTGAAGGGCAACAAGCACCTGTCTGACATCTGGAACAGGACTCCCATGCTGACATATAGGGCTGCTGGCATCTATTCCCTTTGGGTCACTTTCCAG GTGGTTTTGTACATGTCCATTCCTGATTTCTGCCATAAATTTCTCCCTGGCTATGTGGGAGGTGTCCAAGAAGGCGCTGTCACCCCTGCTG GTGTTGTGAATAAATATGAAATCAATGGACTTCAGGCCTGGATCATTACCCACGTGCTTTGGTTTGCAAATGCTTCTTGCTTGCACTTTTTCTCACCTACCATCATTTTTGACAACTGGATTCCTCTGCTGTGGTGTGCCAATATCTTGGGATATGCAGTGTCCACCTTTGCAATGATTAAAGGCTACTTGTTCCCTACCAATGCCAAAGACTG CAAGTTCACTGGAAACTTCTTTTATGACTACATGATGGGGATTGAATTTAACCCTCGAATAGGGAAGTGGTTTGATTTCAAGCTGTTCTTTAATGGGCGCCCTGGGATTGTGGCCTGGACTCTGATCAACCTTTCCTTTGCTGCCAAACAACAGGAGCTCTACGGTGAAGTGACAAACTCCATGATCCTTGTCAATGTCCTCCAG GGTATTTATGTTCTGGACTTCTTTTGGAATGAAGCCTGGTACTTGAAAACCATTGATATCTGCCATGATCATTTTGGATGGTATTTGGGCTGGGGAGACTGTGTTTGGTTGCCTTACCTCTATACTTTGCAG GGTCTGTATTTGGTTTACCATCCCGTCCAGCTGCACACAGCTCATGCTGTAGGGGTCTTGATCTTGGGCTTGCTGGGCTATTACATCTTCAGAGTGACCAACCACCAAAAGGATCTCTTCCGTCGCACCAATGGCAACTGCAGGATCTGGGGGAAGAGGCCGGAGTACATCGAGTGCTCCTACACGTCCGTGGATGGCACCAAGTACTACAGCAAGCTGATGACCTCCGGATTTTGGGGCTGGGCACGTCACTTCAACTACACGGGAGACCTGATGGGCTCGCTGGCCTACTGCCTGGCTTGTGGCTTTGAGCACATCCTGCCTTACTTCTACATCATTTACATGACCATTCTGCTCACCCACCGCTGCATTAGGGACGAGCACCGCTGCAGCAGCAAGTATGGGAAGGACTGGAAGCGCTACACGGCTGCAGTGCCCTACCGCCTCCTGCCCGGAGTGTTTTAA
- the LOC120754260 gene encoding serine/threonine-protein kinase pim-1-like, with amino-acid sequence MAQQRTPAIPAGSSGCQRPSILPGASAISDSLHPSQRLSETRPPAEGAEPVDRSPSSLGLTDFNSTGTTLTLNVARESPEVQMGAQPNAGEPSQEHLAQQQASGSQQLPFHSSQDAVLAVPAVPAGNSPSLVVETILETPRRILHLQEAAPQQPWTTSKASLGAAPRLQGGARCLARSSKQADASVPAAGQKKELQDLYQRGRQLGSGGFGTVFSGIRLSDGRPVAIKRVARESVLQWVELPDGTRVPMEIVLMEKVRSGCYNIIQLLDWFEQPDGFALVMERPEQSQDLLEFLLERDVLCEEMARWIFCQVLEAVRHCTACGVLHRDIKLENLLVDPESGDVKLIDFGCGTFLQEQAYTQFAGTRVYSPPEWICLGYYHGHAATVWSLGVLLYVMVCGSLPFQEDRDIVWQQLFFTRQLSPECHHLICWCLSKHPAQRPQLEQILLHPWVWGKRFGCLA; translated from the exons ATGGCACAGCAGCGCACACCCGCCATCCCTGCAGGAAGCTCCGGCTGTCAGAGACCCtccatcctgccaggagcctctGCTATCTCTGACAGCCTCCATCCCTCGCAGAGGCTCAGCGAGACCCGTCCGCCTGCAGAAGGTGCAGAGCCCGTGGACAGGTCTCCCAGCTCCCTTGGACTCACGGACTTCAACAGCACGGGCACAACCCTGACCCTCAACGTGGCCAGGGAGAGCCCCGAAGTCCAAATGGGAGCCCAGCCCAATGCAGGGGAGCCTTCTCAGGAGCATCTGGCGCAGCAGCAAGCGTCCGGGAGCCAGCAGTTGCCATTCCACAGCTCCCAGGacgctgtgctggctgtgccgGCTGTGCCAGCAGGCAACAGCCCGAGCCTGGTGGTGGAGACGATCCTTGAGACACCAAGGAGGATCCTCCACCTCCAGGAAGCTGCCCCACAACAGCCCTGGACTACCTCCAAGGCCTCTCTAGGAGCAG CCCCACGGCTGCAAGGCGGTGCCCGCTGCCTGGCGCGCAGCAGCAAGCAG GCTGATGCCTCGGTCCCGGCTGCAGGGCaaaagaaggagctgcaggacctgTACCAGCGGGGCCGGCAGCTGGGGAGCGGCGGCTTCGGCACCGTTTTCTCGGGCATCCGCCTCTCGGACGGGAGGCCG GTGGCCATCAAACGCGTGGCCCGGGAGAGCGTCCTGCAGTGGGTCGAGCTG cccgaCGGCACCCGTGTTCCAATGGAGATTGTGCTCATGGAGAAGGTGCGCTCCGGCTGCTACAACATCATCCAGCTCCTCGACTGGTTCGAGCAGCCTGACGGCTTCGCACTGGTGATGGAACGTCCAGAGCAGTCGCAGGatctcctggaattcctgctggagcGGGACGTCCTGTGCGAGGAGATGGCGCGCTGGATTTTCTGCCAGGTGCTGGAGGCCGTGCGGCACTGCACCGCCTGCGGCGTCCTGCACCGGGACATCAAGCTGGAGAACCTCCTCGTGGACCCGGAGAGCGGAGACGTGAAGCTCATCGACTTCGGTTGCGGCAccttcctccaggagcaggccTACACGCAATTTGCCG GAACACGCGTGTACAGCCCACCCGAGTGGATCTGCCTTGGCTACTACCACGGCCATGCAGCCACCGTCTGGTCCCTGGGCGTGCTGCTGTACGTCATGGTGTGCGGGAGCCTCCCCTTCCAGGAGGACCGTGACattgtgtggcagcagctcttcttcACGCGGCAGCTCTCTCCAG AGTGCCATCATCTCATCTGCTGGTGCTTGTCCAAGCACCCTGCGCAAAggccacagctggagcagatCTTGCTGCACCCTTGGGTGTGGGGCAAGCGCTTTGGATGCCTTGCCTGa